Proteins encoded by one window of Chryseobacterium foetidum:
- a CDS encoding nuclear transport factor 2 family protein, translated as MIKKFIFAVSFLMVIAVSAQKSNDVKSVTDAAEKLRLAMISGEKSALETLIVPELTYGHSGGHIDDAKEFVEKLVSKKSDFLTIDISNQNIQIVGNTAIVRHHFYATTADLGKAQGDVTLDILLVWTKVKKDWKLLARQAVKAK; from the coding sequence ATGATTAAAAAATTCATCTTCGCTGTAAGTTTTCTTATGGTGATTGCAGTTTCAGCACAAAAAAGCAACGATGTAAAATCTGTAACGGATGCAGCAGAAAAACTGAGATTAGCAATGATCAGCGGCGAAAAGTCTGCTTTGGAAACACTGATCGTTCCGGAACTTACTTACGGGCATTCGGGAGGTCATATCGATGATGCGAAAGAGTTTGTAGAAAAACTGGTCAGCAAAAAATCAGATTTTTTAACGATTGATATTTCTAATCAAAACATACAGATTGTTGGTAATACAGCCATTGTCCGTCATCATTTTTATGCAACGACTGCTGACTTGGGGAAAGCTCAAGGTGATGTGACTTTGGATATTTTGCTGGTTTGGACAAAGGTGAAAAAGGATTGGAAATTGCTGGCAAGGCAGGCGGTGAAGGCAAAGTAA
- a CDS encoding TIM barrel protein → MIIGKDIIEQHNKNEVENFNSDFAYLSDKLTKSGSNVAEIVNKIADFQVAIPSWALGAGGTRFGRFSYGGEPAVLEQKLDDVGLLHALTHSAGAVSLHIPWDIPSDVSALKESAASHGLIFDAMNSNTFQDQPDAKHSYKFGSLNSVNEDSRAYAVEHNKEVIRIGKELDSKSLTVWLADGASFPGQLNFQTALSNTEKSLKEIYAGMPEDWKLFIEYKPYEPNFYSTTIQDWGTSFMLANACGERAFTLVDLGHHLPNTNIEQIVATLMYKGKLGGFHFNDSKYGDDDLTVGSIKPYALFLIFNELVYGMENNKNNPYPAWMIDASHNIKDPLEDLLQSLEAILIAYAQALLVDQKALKEAQLNNDVVAAQDILQNAYRTDVRPLLKAARLQTGAALDPIAAYRSLKVRETLISERGWAKATGL, encoded by the coding sequence ATGATTATAGGAAAAGATATCATTGAACAACACAACAAAAACGAAGTCGAAAACTTTAATTCAGACTTCGCATATTTATCAGATAAATTAACAAAATCAGGTTCAAACGTTGCTGAAATCGTTAACAAAATCGCCGATTTTCAGGTGGCAATTCCAAGCTGGGCTTTAGGTGCAGGTGGAACGCGTTTCGGAAGATTTTCTTACGGTGGCGAACCTGCTGTTCTGGAGCAGAAATTAGATGATGTTGGTTTGCTTCACGCACTTACTCATTCAGCGGGAGCCGTTTCATTACACATTCCATGGGATATTCCAAGTGACGTAAGTGCTTTGAAAGAAAGTGCAGCGTCTCACGGATTGATCTTTGATGCAATGAATTCAAACACATTTCAGGATCAGCCGGATGCAAAACATTCGTACAAATTTGGTTCTTTAAATTCTGTAAACGAAGATTCAAGAGCCTACGCAGTTGAACACAACAAAGAAGTAATCAGAATCGGGAAAGAATTGGATTCAAAAAGCTTGACCGTTTGGTTGGCTGACGGAGCTAGTTTTCCTGGACAGTTAAATTTCCAGACCGCTTTATCAAATACTGAGAAAAGTTTAAAAGAAATCTACGCAGGAATGCCGGAAGACTGGAAATTATTTATCGAATACAAACCTTACGAACCGAATTTCTACTCAACAACCATTCAGGATTGGGGAACTTCTTTCATGCTGGCCAACGCTTGTGGAGAAAGAGCTTTCACGTTGGTCGATTTGGGTCACCATTTACCAAACACGAATATCGAACAAATCGTTGCAACCTTGATGTACAAAGGGAAATTGGGTGGTTTCCACTTCAACGACAGCAAGTATGGCGATGATGACTTGACTGTAGGTTCTATCAAACCTTATGCTTTATTCCTGATCTTCAACGAATTGGTGTACGGAATGGAGAATAATAAAAATAATCCTTATCCGGCCTGGATGATCGACGCCAGTCACAACATCAAAGATCCTTTGGAAGACTTATTGCAGTCTCTGGAAGCGATTTTAATTGCTTATGCTCAGGCACTTTTGGTGGATCAGAAAGCTTTAAAAGAAGCACAGTTAAATAACGACGTTGTTGCAGCTCAGGATATTTTGCAGAATGCGTACAGAACAGACGTCCGTCCGTTATTGAAAGCGGCAAGACTGCAGACTGGTGCGGCTTTAGACCCAATCGCAGCTTACAGAAGTTTAAAGGTAAGAGAAACCTTGATTTCTGAAAGAGGCTGGGCAAAAGCAACAGGATTGTAA
- a CDS encoding glycoside hydrolase family 140 protein: protein MKKFLIFLLIIYSAFTFSQNKKQELPWSNGALQVSSNNRYLQHKNGKPFFWLGETGWLLPERTDRDEVDFYLSQCAKNGYNVVQVQTINAVPAYNKYGQPSMIDGFDFTNINQKGVYGYWDHMDYIVKTAEKNGIYIGMVCIWGGLVKSGKMNVEEAKSYGKFLAERYKDSPNIIWFIGGDLRGDIKTEVWEALANSIKSVDKNHLMTYHPFGATSSVDWFNDADWLDFNIFQSGHRRYGQRKGDGEAKKIGDTEEDNWRYVDKALSKKPLKPIIDGEPSYEDIPQGLHDASEPRWKDHDVRRYAYWSVFAGSFGHTYGHNSIMQFYRPGLSPAYGANRPWYDCLEDSGFVQMQHLKSLMLKFPYFERIPDQSIIKGNAGERYKKLIATRGNDYLLVYNYSGRNMEIDLSKITGKKKKCWWYNPRTGEFKYIGEMDKKIFKITPEKENGKAKDFIFVAVDAEKNYL, encoded by the coding sequence ATGAAAAAATTCCTCATATTTCTCCTCATTATTTATTCTGCTTTTACCTTTTCTCAAAACAAAAAACAGGAATTACCATGGTCAAATGGAGCTTTGCAAGTCAGCTCTAACAACAGATATTTACAGCACAAAAACGGAAAACCATTTTTCTGGTTAGGAGAAACCGGTTGGTTGCTTCCGGAACGAACAGATCGTGATGAAGTTGATTTTTATCTAAGCCAATGCGCAAAAAACGGGTACAATGTTGTTCAGGTACAAACCATCAATGCAGTTCCCGCTTACAATAAATATGGGCAACCTTCGATGATTGATGGTTTTGATTTCACAAACATCAATCAGAAAGGAGTTTATGGATACTGGGATCACATGGATTATATTGTAAAAACTGCCGAGAAAAACGGAATTTACATTGGCATGGTCTGCATTTGGGGTGGCTTGGTAAAAAGCGGAAAAATGAATGTGGAAGAAGCAAAAAGTTACGGTAAGTTTCTGGCTGAACGGTATAAAGATTCTCCAAATATCATCTGGTTTATCGGTGGCGATTTGAGAGGCGATATCAAAACAGAAGTTTGGGAAGCTCTTGCCAACAGCATAAAATCAGTTGATAAAAACCATCTGATGACGTATCATCCTTTTGGTGCTACAAGTTCCGTTGATTGGTTTAATGATGCTGATTGGTTAGATTTCAATATATTTCAAAGCGGTCACAGAAGATATGGACAGCGAAAAGGTGACGGCGAAGCAAAGAAAATTGGCGATACCGAAGAAGACAACTGGAGGTATGTGGACAAAGCGCTTTCCAAAAAACCTTTAAAACCCATTATCGATGGCGAACCGTCTTACGAAGATATTCCGCAGGGACTGCATGATGCCAGCGAACCACGATGGAAAGATCATGATGTAAGACGATATGCGTATTGGTCTGTGTTTGCTGGTTCTTTTGGGCATACGTACGGACACAATTCCATTATGCAGTTTTACCGACCGGGTTTGTCTCCGGCTTATGGAGCGAACCGCCCTTGGTATGATTGTCTTGAAGATTCTGGTTTTGTTCAGATGCAACATTTAAAAAGTCTGATGCTGAAATTTCCTTATTTCGAAAGAATTCCCGACCAAAGTATCATCAAAGGAAACGCTGGCGAACGTTATAAAAAACTCATTGCTACCCGCGGAAATGATTATTTATTGGTCTACAACTACAGCGGAAGAAATATGGAGATTGATTTGTCCAAAATCACCGGAAAGAAGAAAAAATGCTGGTGGTATAATCCCAGAACAGGTGAATTCAAATATATCGGAGAAATGGATAAGAAAATTTTCAAGATTACTCCTGAAAAAGAGAATGGGAAGGCTAAGGATTTTATTTTTGTGGCGGTAGATGCGGAAAAGAATTATCTATAA
- a CDS encoding GntR family transcriptional regulator → MAETLEININENSRVPKYKQIVDSILNGIDGGQIKIGEKIPSINELSESCFLSRDTVEKAYKELRKRQIIESVKGKGYYISRINKNDIINIFFLINKPSTYKMMIYNYFVNAIGTKGNVEMYIYHCDETLFINALKKNLGGFDYYVVMPHFRDEQSKHTSSTQEVLDIIEQIPKNKLLLLDNTKPNISGEYGSIFQDFEHDIYEALKEGLDKIKNYEKIILVYPDKSIHPYPFRIVRGFEQFCRDFKLDYEILDEIYPDMELQDKDIFITIRERDLVNLVKQIRQKNLKLGEDIGIISYNETPLKELLGITVITTDFKAMGESAAYMILKNKREQVNNVFKFIQRESL, encoded by the coding sequence ATGGCCGAAACATTAGAAATCAACATCAATGAAAACTCCAGAGTTCCGAAATACAAACAGATTGTAGATTCTATTCTGAACGGAATTGATGGTGGACAAATAAAAATCGGAGAAAAAATTCCTTCAATCAATGAGCTCAGCGAATCCTGCTTTCTCTCCCGGGATACTGTGGAAAAAGCCTACAAAGAGCTTCGCAAAAGGCAGATCATTGAATCTGTGAAAGGAAAAGGCTACTACATTTCCCGAATCAACAAGAACGATATCATCAATATTTTCTTTCTGATCAACAAACCGAGCACCTATAAAATGATGATTTACAATTATTTCGTCAATGCAATCGGTACCAAAGGCAATGTTGAAATGTACATCTACCACTGCGACGAAACGCTTTTCATCAATGCTTTAAAGAAAAACCTTGGTGGATTTGATTACTACGTTGTGATGCCCCATTTCCGTGATGAACAGTCGAAACATACGAGTTCTACGCAGGAAGTTTTGGATATTATCGAACAGATTCCGAAGAATAAACTTTTACTTTTAGATAACACAAAACCTAATATTTCCGGTGAATACGGATCTATTTTTCAGGATTTTGAGCACGATATTTATGAAGCTTTAAAGGAAGGTTTAGATAAAATAAAAAATTACGAAAAGATCATTCTGGTCTATCCCGACAAGTCGATTCATCCCTACCCTTTCCGTATTGTACGTGGATTTGAGCAGTTTTGCAGAGATTTTAAATTAGACTACGAAATTCTGGATGAAATCTATCCCGACATGGAACTGCAGGACAAAGATATTTTCATCACCATCCGCGAACGTGATTTGGTGAATTTAGTTAAACAAATCCGTCAGAAAAATCTGAAATTAGGCGAAGACATCGGAATTATTTCCTACAACGAAACGCCTTTGAAGGAATTGCTGGGAATTACCGTGATTACAACGGATTTTAAAGCGATGGGAGAATCTGCCGCGTATATGATTCTGAAAAATAAGAGGGAGCAGGTGAATAATGTTTTTAAATTTATTCAGAGAGAGTCATTGTAA
- a CDS encoding DUF4450 domain-containing protein: MRRKTIFAGLLVLSAFSLSFSQSKHWQNNERELHYKEDKGDFLLVNGKYRFNRALYGDNRASRVEAGDLPEFALYLPGMGGNLQFVIQKRNLIKKLIQADKIETRYRPGTMLYEIKDPILGTGTLKLTVLAQAKEEGLVLKMETVNVDSSTKIYAVFGGASGTTFSRNGDIGADPESGFYLLPEYCLNNQFQLNKNQFQLNYLSKKKENQTVSGSFSSVTSLQQTDAQTLEKLSEFTQNKTDKSPIVYASYSSQKNPIYIQIAKGKSAKNFSDAELKNIFNEAEKARLKLTNRILLKTPDADLNNFGANLAVAADGIWESPTFLHGAVAWRMRLNAWRGAYTADALSWHDRAKEHFESYANSQVLKPDFAPVEMDTMRHLARHEEKMGTSVFSSGYISRNPNDNTKPHHYDMNLVFFDQMFSHFNYTGDKEFLKKMWPTMVRHMDWEKRNFKRGDLYDAYAAIWASDALQYSGGKVTHTSAYNYRANREMAKLAKIIGENPQPYEQEADAILKAMKNQLWMKDKGYFAEYKDALGNQIVHDKPGVWSIYHVSDAFILNEFEDYQNLQYINNHTPKIPITVKGADNKDYFTLATTNWQPYDWSINNVALAENLQTALAYWQAGRNEDAYQLWKGNLVESMYYGISPGNFEQLSHYDAFRGELYRDFADPIGVAARTLTEGIFGVYPNLLENKISIKPGFPKDWNFAELKLPDWEYQFTKTSKKTEYLFKSKYQNPVSLEMQIPVNYSNIKSVKVNGKKVDWKIKPNSILQPFVQFETPKGKEFKIEINYSREELKNEQTDFTNYISESLQLNFDSKKKIKDVLDPQELIKTRNGSQFNLIQKERKGTFFVQVEQNGTSWWQPVNVDIRFPLEAKWVNKTLQIQSKSSNQINGKLNVNGLNKTFNIQKNQNTSIEIPSNYLSKGTNSIVLDYNGIKQNIEITDWEIENQGQFNNISLASKYNEKVTEIFNQKYLSPRLEVPTLQLPWQGIGNWCYPLITAQIDDSGLMNKRKNNKVEFLGVPFLIDKTDKNIAFVSQWDNYSDSLEIPVSGKGKKIYFLMAGTTNPMQSQIVNGKITVQYVDGSTSELKLKNPTNWWPIEQDLFDDNFAFEIPDDKIPYRVKLKTGELYKGGTLSKYSSIKGFTDRQVDGGSATILDLPIDANKELKSIKLTAVSNDVVIGMMSATVLK, from the coding sequence ATGCGAAGAAAAACCATTTTCGCCGGACTTCTTGTTTTGTCGGCATTCTCACTTTCGTTTTCCCAGTCGAAACACTGGCAGAACAACGAGCGTGAACTGCATTACAAAGAAGACAAAGGCGATTTTTTATTGGTCAACGGAAAATACAGATTCAACCGTGCGTTGTACGGAGACAACCGTGCATCGAGAGTTGAAGCCGGAGATTTGCCGGAATTTGCGTTGTATCTTCCGGGAATGGGCGGCAATCTGCAGTTTGTTATTCAGAAAAGAAATTTGATTAAAAAATTAATTCAGGCTGATAAAATTGAAACCCGTTACCGACCGGGAACGATGCTGTATGAAATCAAAGACCCGATTCTTGGAACCGGAACTTTAAAACTAACTGTTTTGGCACAGGCTAAAGAAGAAGGTTTGGTTTTAAAAATGGAAACTGTCAATGTAGATTCGTCAACAAAAATCTATGCAGTTTTTGGCGGTGCGAGTGGAACGACTTTCAGCAGAAACGGAGACATTGGCGCAGACCCTGAATCCGGATTTTATCTGTTGCCGGAATATTGTCTGAACAATCAGTTTCAGTTGAATAAAAATCAGTTTCAGCTTAATTATTTAAGTAAGAAAAAAGAAAATCAAACGGTCAGCGGAAGTTTTTCAAGTGTTACATCATTGCAACAAACGGATGCTCAGACTTTAGAAAAACTTTCTGAGTTTACTCAAAATAAAACAGACAAATCTCCGATTGTTTACGCTTCCTATTCTTCTCAAAAGAATCCGATTTATATTCAAATTGCGAAAGGAAAATCAGCTAAAAACTTTTCTGATGCAGAATTAAAAAATATATTTAATGAAGCTGAAAAAGCTCGTTTAAAATTAACCAATAGAATTCTGTTAAAAACGCCGGATGCAGATTTGAATAATTTCGGAGCCAATTTAGCCGTTGCAGCCGACGGAATTTGGGAAAGCCCGACTTTCCTTCACGGTGCGGTTGCCTGGAGAATGCGGCTGAATGCCTGGCGTGGCGCTTACACAGCCGATGCGTTGAGCTGGCACGACAGAGCGAAAGAACATTTTGAAAGTTATGCCAATTCGCAGGTTTTGAAGCCCGATTTTGCACCCGTGGAAATGGATACGATGCGTCATCTTGCCCGACACGAAGAGAAAATGGGAACTTCTGTTTTTTCAAGCGGATACATTTCCAGAAATCCGAATGACAACACAAAACCGCATCATTACGATATGAATCTGGTGTTTTTTGACCAGATGTTTTCACATTTCAATTACACCGGCGACAAAGAATTTCTGAAAAAAATGTGGCCGACGATGGTTCGCCATATGGATTGGGAAAAAAGAAATTTCAAGCGCGGCGATTTGTACGATGCGTATGCTGCGATTTGGGCGAGCGATGCGCTGCAATATTCAGGTGGAAAAGTGACACATACTTCAGCGTATAACTACAGAGCCAACCGTGAAATGGCAAAACTGGCAAAAATTATTGGCGAAAATCCTCAGCCTTACGAACAGGAAGCTGATGCGATTTTAAAAGCAATGAAAAACCAACTTTGGATGAAAGACAAAGGCTATTTTGCTGAATACAAAGATGCTTTGGGCAATCAAATTGTTCACGACAAACCAGGAGTTTGGTCTATTTATCACGTTTCGGATGCGTTTATTTTAAATGAATTTGAGGATTATCAGAATTTACAATACATCAATAATCACACACCGAAAATTCCGATTACGGTAAAAGGTGCTGATAATAAAGACTATTTTACGTTAGCGACCACCAACTGGCAACCGTACGATTGGTCAATCAACAATGTCGCTTTGGCGGAAAATTTACAGACTGCTTTGGCGTATTGGCAGGCGGGAAGAAATGAAGACGCCTATCAACTTTGGAAAGGAAATCTTGTGGAATCGATGTATTACGGAATCAGTCCGGGGAATTTTGAACAGCTTTCCCATTACGATGCTTTTCGTGGAGAATTGTACCGTGATTTCGCTGACCCGATTGGCGTGGCTGCAAGAACTTTAACGGAAGGAATTTTCGGAGTTTATCCGAATTTACTGGAGAATAAAATCAGCATCAAACCGGGATTCCCGAAAGACTGGAATTTTGCCGAACTGAAACTTCCGGATTGGGAATATCAGTTTACCAAAACTTCAAAAAAGACTGAGTATTTATTTAAATCAAAATATCAAAATCCTGTGTCTTTGGAAATGCAGATTCCTGTGAATTATTCCAACATCAAATCGGTAAAAGTGAATGGTAAAAAAGTGGATTGGAAAATTAAACCCAATTCCATTCTGCAACCATTTGTTCAGTTTGAAACGCCAAAAGGAAAAGAGTTTAAAATTGAAATCAATTATTCCAGAGAAGAACTGAAAAATGAACAAACCGATTTCACCAATTATATTTCTGAAAGTCTTCAGTTGAATTTTGATTCAAAAAAGAAAATTAAAGATGTTCTTGACCCACAGGAATTGATTAAAACTAGAAATGGAAGTCAGTTTAATTTGATTCAGAAAGAAAGAAAAGGAACTTTCTTCGTACAAGTTGAACAAAACGGAACAAGTTGGTGGCAACCTGTGAATGTCGATATCCGTTTTCCTTTGGAAGCAAAATGGGTGAATAAAACACTTCAGATTCAATCAAAATCATCAAATCAAATTAATGGAAAACTGAATGTTAATGGTTTAAACAAAACTTTCAACATTCAAAAAAATCAAAATACATCAATTGAAATTCCTTCAAATTATTTAAGCAAAGGAACCAATTCAATCGTGCTTGATTACAACGGAATAAAACAAAATATTGAAATTACAGATTGGGAAATTGAAAACCAAGGTCAGTTTAACAATATCTCATTGGCATCAAAATACAATGAAAAAGTAACTGAAATTTTCAATCAGAAATACCTTTCACCGAGACTGGAAGTTCCGACTTTACAGCTTCCGTGGCAGGGAATCGGAAACTGGTGTTATCCGTTAATCACCGCGCAAATCGATGACAGCGGATTGATGAATAAAAGAAAAAACAATAAAGTTGAGTTTCTTGGAGTTCCATTTTTGATTGATAAAACAGATAAAAATATTGCGTTTGTGAGTCAGTGGGATAATTATTCTGATTCTCTCGAAATTCCGGTTTCAGGGAAAGGAAAGAAAATTTATTTTCTGATGGCGGGAACTACCAACCCGATGCAGTCGCAGATTGTGAATGGAAAAATTACGGTTCAGTATGTAGATGGTTCAACTTCAGAATTAAAGTTGAAAAATCCAACGAATTGGTGGCCGATTGAGCAGGATTTGTTTGATGATAATTTTGCGTTTGAAATTCCCGATGATAAAATTCCATACAGAGTAAAACTGAAAACGGGAGAATTATACAAAGGCGGAACTTTGAGCAAATATTCAAGCATCAAAGGATTTACAGACCGTCAGGTGGATGGTGGTTCTGCGACGATTTTGGATTTGCCAATTGATGCGAATAAAGAATTAAAATCGATAAAATTAACAGCCGTGAGCAATGATGTGGTGATTGGAATGATGAGTGCGACGGTTTTGAAATAA
- a CDS encoding FGGY-family carbohydrate kinase has product MSKKKVTIVFDIGKTNKKFFLFDKNYKEVVREYTELPLTTDEDGYPTEDLPALQNWIKDNFNAILDDENYEVKAINFSTYGASFVHLDQKGNVLTPLYNYTKPMDQDILDLFYEKHGSKLKIARETASPQTGMLNSGLQLFWLKYKHPEVFRKIRYSLHLPQYLSYLFTGICVSEFTSIGCHTNLWDYDKADYHDWVYEEGIDALLGPIVPTSASINTSYRNKKIKIGVGIHDSSSALLPYILSKKEPFLLLSTGTWSISLNPFNDESLTDEDIENNCLNYMRIDGKRVKASRFFMGNEYKIQVEKLCAYYGKEYGFHREVQFDQELYLRLMKNKNIYFRFEGIILKRKMITATDLNSFETFEEAYHQLMIELMDLQIHTITNAIGNSEIKNIYIDGGFTDNDVFMKLMSHHFQHYNVMSTHSPLGSALGASMVISNKKIDETFLQQHYQMKVLQPLILNY; this is encoded by the coding sequence ATGTCCAAAAAAAAGGTAACCATCGTATTTGATATTGGAAAAACCAATAAAAAATTCTTTCTGTTTGATAAAAATTATAAAGAAGTTGTTCGGGAATATACAGAATTACCGTTGACGACTGACGAAGACGGTTATCCTACAGAAGATCTTCCGGCATTACAAAACTGGATCAAAGATAATTTCAACGCCATTTTGGATGATGAAAATTACGAAGTAAAAGCCATCAATTTTTCTACTTACGGAGCAAGTTTTGTGCACCTCGATCAGAAAGGAAATGTGCTGACACCTTTGTACAACTACACCAAACCGATGGATCAGGATATTCTTGATTTATTTTACGAAAAACACGGCAGCAAACTGAAAATTGCCCGCGAAACTGCATCTCCTCAGACGGGAATGCTGAATTCCGGACTGCAGTTGTTCTGGTTAAAATACAAACATCCGGAAGTTTTCAGAAAAATCCGTTACAGCCTTCACTTACCTCAGTATTTATCGTATTTATTTACAGGAATCTGTGTTTCGGAATTTACCTCAATCGGTTGTCATACCAATCTTTGGGATTATGACAAAGCAGACTACCACGACTGGGTTTATGAAGAAGGAATCGATGCTTTATTAGGACCAATTGTTCCGACTTCTGCGAGCATCAACACCTCTTACAGAAACAAAAAAATTAAAATCGGCGTTGGAATTCACGACAGTTCTTCAGCGCTTTTACCCTATATTTTAAGTAAAAAAGAACCGTTTTTATTGCTTTCAACCGGAACGTGGAGTATTTCATTAAATCCATTCAACGACGAAAGTTTAACGGATGAAGACATTGAAAATAACTGTCTGAATTACATGAGAATCGATGGAAAACGTGTGAAAGCATCCCGTTTTTTCATGGGGAATGAATACAAAATTCAGGTTGAAAAACTGTGTGCTTACTACGGAAAAGAATACGGTTTCCACCGAGAAGTGCAGTTCGATCAGGAATTGTATTTGCGTTTAATGAAAAATAAAAACATCTATTTCCGTTTTGAAGGGATTATTTTAAAACGAAAAATGATTACCGCAACAGATTTAAATTCATTCGAAACCTTTGAAGAAGCCTATCATCAATTGATGATTGAGTTGATGGATTTACAAATTCATACCATTACCAACGCCATCGGAAATTCAGAAATTAAAAATATTTATATTGATGGAGGTTTTACAGACAATGATGTCTTTATGAAACTGATGTCTCACCATTTCCAGCATTACAACGTGATGTCTACGCATTCTCCGCTGGGCTCGGCTTTGGGAGCATCGATGGTGATTTCAAACAAAAAAATAGACGAAACTTTTTTACAGCAGCATTATCAGATGAAAGTGCTTCAACCTTTAATTTTAAATTATTAA
- a CDS encoding alpha-hydroxy acid oxidase yields the protein MAFPFDTKYASLELLIERAQKKMPRFAFEYLDGGCNENINRDRNTSELRDVLLRPQYLNNNYTEANMETELFGVKYSAPFGISPVGLQGLMWPNAPEILAKAAFKHNIPFILSTVTTSSIERIAELTEGKAWYQLYHPKEEWLRDDILDRCEASGYDVLCVLSDVPTFGYRAKEIRNGLAMPPQLNFRNVSQALARPEWCLEILKHGVPSFKTMEKYMDKNMNVKQLGQFMNSTFSGRLNSDRIKAIRDKWKGKLVIKGVASDEDAAEAVRLGFDGMIISNHGGRQLDAGESTIAVVKDISEKYKGQIKIMMDSGVRTGPDVARALSCGAEFTFMGRTFMYAVGALGDKGGDHIIEMLKMQFRQVMEQVCCDTPEELQNFRVK from the coding sequence ATGGCATTTCCATTTGATACAAAATATGCTTCGCTTGAATTATTAATCGAAAGAGCACAGAAAAAAATGCCCCGTTTCGCTTTTGAATATCTGGATGGCGGCTGTAATGAAAATATCAACCGCGACAGAAATACAAGTGAATTGCGCGATGTTCTGCTTCGTCCGCAATATCTGAACAACAATTACACGGAAGCCAATATGGAAACGGAATTATTCGGTGTAAAATATTCTGCACCATTCGGAATTTCTCCCGTTGGTTTGCAAGGATTGATGTGGCCGAATGCTCCGGAAATTTTAGCAAAAGCAGCTTTTAAGCATAATATTCCTTTCATTTTAAGTACGGTAACGACGAGCAGTATCGAAAGAATTGCAGAACTGACGGAAGGAAAAGCGTGGTATCAACTGTACCATCCGAAAGAAGAATGGTTGCGTGACGATATTCTCGACCGTTGTGAAGCTTCAGGTTATGATGTTTTATGTGTATTATCTGATGTTCCGACTTTCGGATACAGAGCAAAAGAGATCAGAAACGGTTTGGCAATGCCGCCACAACTGAATTTCAGAAATGTGTCTCAAGCCTTGGCAAGACCGGAATGGTGCCTTGAAATTTTGAAACACGGCGTTCCAAGTTTCAAAACCATGGAAAAATACATGGATAAAAACATGAACGTGAAACAATTGGGACAGTTTATGAATTCTACTTTTTCAGGGAGATTAAATTCAGACAGAATCAAAGCCATCCGTGATAAATGGAAAGGAAAACTGGTCATCAAAGGCGTTGCTTCCGACGAAGATGCAGCAGAAGCAGTCCGTTTAGGTTTCGACGGAATGATCATCTCCAACCACGGCGGAAGACAGTTGGATGCCGGCGAATCTACGATTGCAGTGGTAAAAGATATCAGCGAAAAATACAAAGGTCAGATAAAAATCATGATGGACAGCGGCGTAAGAACTGGTCCGGATGTTGCCCGTGCATTGAGCTGTGGCGCAGAATTTACCTTCATGGGAAGAACTTTTATGTATGCCGTTGGAGCTTTAGGTGACAAAGGTGGCGATCATATTATTGAAATGCTGAAAATGCAGTTCAGACAGGTGATGGAGCAGGTTTGTTGTGATACGCCGGAGGAGTTGCAGAATTTTAGGGTGAAGTAG